In bacterium, the genomic stretch GACTATAAGTAGGCAAAGGCAAAACTTTCAATCTCACCTTACCCTTTTTGTTCCAGGAGTCAATCCAATTATTCAACCTCTTCGCTTCATGGGCTTTGGCATTATCCCAGATAAGATAGATGGTTTTCATCTGATCATACAATACCGTAAGTCTTTGAATAAATTTTAACATCACCTTATAACCTTTGCTTTTATTTATATGATGATGGATCTTACCAGGGTTTGTGGTCAAAGCGCCAAAGACAACAATTTTACCTTTGGTTTTCCACCGAGCTGGAATTTTAAAAATCTCATCCCTAGGATACCATTTCTGTCCTGCTTGGGGTTTGACCAGATATGG encodes the following:
- a CDS encoding IS630 family transposase; protein product: MDKTEEVAFYVDEAGPYLVKPQAGQKWYPRDEIFKIPARWKTKGKIVVFGALTTNPGKIHHHINKSKGYKVMLKFIQRLTVLYDQMKTIYLIWDNAKAHEAKRLNNWIDSWNKKGKVRLKVLPLPTYSPWLNPIEPVFGDLYKKVVAGSNFSCPKNMADAIHKYFRHRNWQRRNKDNTLN